In Halobacteriovorax marinus SJ, the following proteins share a genomic window:
- a CDS encoding serine hydrolase — MQDIQKIIENLMPKQHFDCVAVGVIDFKAKNYESLEWHGGEFVNKSGKYFFDLASLTKPLTLASTYLTSPKKFNNEMLLLLNHRGSLTSGGRISPSQWRSYIKSFQVKEAPTLYSDYSALRAMLEIEDTFKRELYEICSDYFDEEMFHWTELEDPLRSPVTGFRHGKKIQGEVHDDNAFYLKEKVSHAGLFASIDGLCKSLLNLDSKYSLLDFMDGAFKNTSFDRFLYGWDTVSDPQNSLAGRGCSSSTFGHLGFTGTSIWIDTQKSRGSVILTNATQNYWYDRKGLTELRKELGTTIWSK, encoded by the coding sequence ATGCAAGATATTCAAAAGATAATTGAGAATTTAATGCCTAAACAACACTTCGACTGCGTAGCGGTCGGAGTGATTGATTTTAAAGCTAAGAATTACGAATCTCTCGAGTGGCATGGTGGAGAGTTTGTAAATAAGTCTGGAAAGTATTTCTTTGATTTGGCCTCTCTTACTAAGCCTCTAACTTTAGCGAGTACTTACCTTACCTCTCCAAAGAAGTTTAACAATGAAATGTTACTTCTATTAAATCATCGCGGTTCATTGACCTCTGGAGGAAGAATATCTCCCAGTCAGTGGCGCTCTTATATAAAGAGTTTTCAAGTAAAAGAGGCGCCGACACTTTACTCCGACTATTCTGCACTAAGGGCAATGTTAGAAATAGAAGACACTTTTAAAAGAGAACTCTATGAAATATGCTCTGACTATTTTGACGAAGAAATGTTTCATTGGACTGAGCTTGAAGATCCTCTCAGGTCTCCTGTAACTGGATTTAGACATGGAAAGAAAATTCAAGGGGAAGTACATGATGACAATGCCTTTTATTTAAAGGAGAAAGTCTCTCATGCTGGTCTCTTTGCTTCCATCGATGGACTTTGTAAGAGTCTCTTGAATTTAGACTCTAAATACTCTCTTCTAGACTTTATGGATGGAGCTTTTAAAAATACATCTTTTGATCGCTTTCTCTATGGTTGGGATACTGTTTCTGATCCTCAAAATTCATTGGCGGGCAGAGGATGTTCGTCTTCGACTTTTGGTCACTTAGGTTTTACCGGAACATCAATTTGGATAGATACGCAAAAGAGTAGGGGCAGTGTGATTTTAACCAATGCCACTCAAAACTATTGGTACGACAGAAAAGGCCTCACGGAGCTTAGAAAGGAATTAGGGACCACTATTTGGTCTAAGTAA
- the ppdK gene encoding pyruvate, phosphate dikinase: MATKNKWVYGFSSEKTEGNKTMKGLLGGKGANLAEMSSIGLSVPPGFTVTTAACLDFVENSNTINQQIKDEVLLALQEVEKNSGKKFGDIKNPLLFSVRSGARVSMPGMMDTVLNLGLNDDSVIGLAELTKNPRFAWDSYRRFIQMYANVVMGFNVAILESTLEDLKEAREVELDTQLTADDLQELVEVYKRIIFEETGVSFPTDPMEQLWRAISAVFSSWNNPRAIKYREINDIDHSWGTAVNVQSMVFGNMGDDCATGVCFTRDPSTGEKKFFGEFLINAQGEDVVAGIRTPQPINDLSKNESNKGLQTLQEAMPKVYDELVEVYTRLEKHYKDMQDIEFTIENDKLFILQTRNGKRTAAAAVKIAVDLVNEKILSKEEAILKINPEDINQLLHPRLDPSATKNVLAQGLPASPGAGSGVITFTSEKATALNESGVKVLLVRQETSPEDIAGMVASEGILTARGGMTSHAAVVARGMGKPCVAGCSEIQINYATLTLKVNGREFKEGDHLTIDGATGEVIEGKVPTIAAEISEDFANFMSWADEFRKLEIRTNADNPEDSETARNFGAQGIGLCRTEHMFFEAERILAVREMIYAKELKEREKALAKLLPFQREDFIGIFTAMDGKPVNIRLLDPPLHEFLPHTKEDREALAEYLEIEVQLIDERCEQLHEFNPMLGHRGCRLGVTFPEIYKMQTRAIIEAALECKKKGVEVLPEIMIPLISLKGELVLLKEECIKEIETIFKETGEEVKYKLGTMIELPRAAITAGSIAPEADFFSFGTNDLTQTTFGLSRDDSGKFLPEYINGGLVPVDPFVSLDQEGVGFLVNHACVEGRKSNPKIHMGICGEHGGEPRSIQFCHDIGLDYVSCSPYRVPIARLAAAQAALRD; the protein is encoded by the coding sequence GTGGCAACTAAAAATAAATGGGTCTATGGCTTTAGTTCTGAAAAGACTGAAGGTAATAAAACAATGAAAGGCTTACTCGGAGGCAAGGGGGCTAACCTTGCAGAGATGTCTTCGATTGGACTATCTGTTCCACCTGGTTTCACTGTAACAACAGCTGCATGCCTAGATTTCGTGGAAAACTCAAATACGATTAATCAGCAAATTAAAGATGAAGTACTACTCGCTTTACAGGAAGTGGAGAAGAACTCTGGTAAGAAGTTTGGTGATATTAAGAACCCTCTGCTCTTCTCTGTTAGGTCGGGAGCAAGAGTATCAATGCCTGGGATGATGGATACAGTTTTAAACTTAGGTTTAAATGATGATTCTGTTATAGGTCTAGCTGAACTCACAAAGAACCCTAGGTTTGCATGGGACTCTTATAGAAGATTTATTCAAATGTATGCCAACGTGGTTATGGGATTCAATGTTGCGATCCTAGAGTCAACACTAGAAGATCTAAAGGAAGCCAGAGAAGTTGAACTCGATACACAGCTTACAGCTGATGACCTACAGGAGTTGGTCGAAGTTTATAAGAGGATTATATTTGAAGAGACAGGGGTTTCATTTCCTACTGATCCGATGGAGCAGCTATGGAGGGCCATCTCGGCAGTCTTTAGTTCTTGGAATAATCCTAGGGCCATTAAGTATAGAGAGATAAATGATATAGACCATAGCTGGGGGACAGCTGTAAATGTTCAATCTATGGTTTTTGGAAATATGGGTGATGATTGCGCTACAGGTGTTTGCTTTACTAGAGATCCAAGTACTGGAGAGAAGAAATTCTTTGGTGAATTTCTAATCAATGCTCAAGGTGAAGATGTTGTTGCTGGGATTAGAACTCCACAACCAATAAATGACTTATCTAAGAATGAGTCCAATAAAGGTCTTCAAACTTTACAAGAGGCCATGCCAAAAGTTTATGATGAGTTAGTAGAGGTCTACACTCGTCTTGAAAAACACTATAAAGATATGCAAGATATTGAGTTCACTATCGAAAATGATAAGCTCTTTATTCTTCAAACAAGAAATGGAAAGAGAACGGCTGCGGCAGCTGTGAAAATTGCTGTGGATTTAGTAAATGAAAAGATCCTTTCAAAAGAAGAAGCGATTTTGAAAATCAACCCAGAAGATATCAATCAACTTCTCCACCCAAGGCTTGATCCAAGTGCGACTAAGAATGTTCTTGCTCAAGGACTGCCGGCATCTCCTGGTGCTGGAAGTGGTGTGATTACATTTACATCTGAAAAAGCAACCGCCCTTAATGAGAGTGGAGTGAAAGTTCTACTTGTAAGGCAAGAGACTAGTCCTGAAGATATTGCTGGAATGGTTGCATCTGAGGGGATCTTAACAGCGAGAGGGGGAATGACTTCTCATGCTGCTGTTGTGGCCAGAGGGATGGGGAAACCTTGTGTTGCTGGGTGTTCTGAGATTCAAATTAATTATGCAACTCTTACGTTAAAAGTTAATGGAAGAGAGTTTAAAGAAGGTGATCACTTAACGATTGATGGAGCTACTGGAGAAGTTATCGAAGGAAAGGTTCCAACAATTGCGGCGGAGATTTCTGAGGACTTTGCAAACTTTATGAGCTGGGCCGATGAGTTCAGAAAATTAGAAATTAGAACAAACGCTGATAACCCAGAGGATAGCGAGACTGCTAGAAACTTTGGAGCTCAAGGAATCGGGCTCTGTAGAACTGAACATATGTTCTTTGAAGCGGAGAGAATTTTAGCTGTAAGAGAGATGATCTACGCTAAAGAGCTTAAAGAAAGAGAGAAGGCCCTTGCTAAGTTACTACCATTTCAGCGAGAAGACTTTATCGGTATCTTCACTGCTATGGATGGAAAGCCTGTTAATATCAGACTTCTGGATCCACCTCTACATGAGTTTCTCCCTCACACTAAAGAAGATAGAGAGGCCTTAGCGGAGTATCTTGAAATTGAAGTACAACTTATAGATGAGAGATGTGAGCAGCTACATGAATTTAATCCTATGCTAGGGCATAGAGGTTGTCGTTTAGGAGTAACTTTCCCAGAGATCTATAAAATGCAAACAAGAGCAATTATTGAAGCTGCTCTAGAGTGTAAGAAGAAGGGAGTAGAAGTACTTCCTGAAATTATGATTCCACTTATTTCATTAAAGGGAGAACTTGTTCTACTTAAAGAAGAGTGTATTAAAGAAATTGAAACGATCTTTAAAGAAACTGGTGAAGAAGTAAAATATAAATTGGGAACAATGATTGAGCTTCCAAGGGCCGCAATTACGGCCGGCTCAATTGCACCTGAGGCAGACTTCTTCTCATTTGGTACAAATGATTTAACACAGACAACTTTTGGCCTTTCAAGAGATGATTCAGGTAAGTTTCTTCCAGAGTATATAAATGGAGGATTAGTTCCAGTTGATCCATTTGTTTCTCTCGATCAAGAAGGAGTTGGTTTCTTAGTAAATCACGCCTGTGTTGAAGGGAGAAAATCAAATCCAAAAATTCATATGGGTATCTGTGGTGAACACGGAGGGGAGCCGAGATCTATTCAATTCTGTCATGATATTGGACTAGACTACGTTTCTTGTTCTCCGTACAGGGTTCCAATTGCTAGATTGGCCGCAGCTCAAGCTGCCCTTAGGGATTAA